TCACCGCCATGAAAAAGAAGGATGGGATATTCTGGTTATTGAAGAAGTTGTAGACTGGCTCGCCAGTCGAGGTAAACGAGAATTTTTTTGATACAATGGAAATTATGATACTTAGGATCAACGGAACGGTGATCGAAAAGATGGCAAACTCAAGGTTATTCCTGCGCGATAACACATTACGCTGAAAGAATATTTTAAACTGCAGAAACCGCTTGGCGCTGATGTGCTTTGGTTGAGGGATTGGTGTTTGGATGGATGAATCTTCCATCAAAGATAATTGCTTAACATATTCGCTGTGAAACTCCTTTGGGGTTCGTTTCCTTTCGCTCAGAAGTACGCCAAAATCGTTGACTTTTTTCTCGTCAATAATCTCAAAAATGATTTCTGGCTTTACGTTTCCACAGCTGTCGCAAGTGCTAATGTTCTGGTCAACCCTTTTTCCTTGCTGCTTAAAGTAAAGAATCCCTTCCAGCGGATTTCCAAAGAAAATGGGATAACCACCTTTATCAAGAACGAGAAGCTTATCGAACAACTTAAAGATTTCGGAGGAAGGCTGGTGAATATTAACAATGACCAATATATCCTGCAGCGCAAGTGTTTTCAATGTATTCATCACCTTCTCGGAGTCGGCCGATGACAGGCCAGAGGTGGGCTCGTCTACAAATAGAACCTTTGGCTCACGCATTAGTTCAATGGCAATGGAAAGGCGCTTACGCTGGCCTCCACTTATAACCTTATTGGTTGGAGACCCAACAATTAGGTCCTTTATTTCATACAGCTCCATCACGTTAAGCATCCGCTCCACCTGCTGTGCAACTTGATCGGAACTCATCTCTCCCAACGAGAGCAAGCTGCTGAAATAAAGATTTTGGTATACTGTTAAATCTTCAATCAGCGAATCCTCTTGCGTAATATATCCTGTAAGCTCCCTAAACAGCCTGTTGTGGCTTTTATATTCCAACCCATTCCACAATAGCTTACCCTGGTATGCCGAATTAAGCCCAGCAAGGATGTTGAGCAATGTAGACTTGCCCACTCCGCTATCGCCCATGATGGCTACCAAATCACCGGAATGGAAGGAGAAGGAGAGGTTATGAATTCCCTGCCCTGTGGTGCCATACGTAAACTCTACCTTTGACGCGGCCAGCGTAATGTTGGAGGAATCACTTCTCTTTAGAATGGCGGCAAGAATCTCACCGTAATAGATTGGCTGTATTCCTTTTCCGGTGATATAGTTTCCTGGAGTAAGCGTATAGAGCTGGTTCGGAAATACAATTTTTCCGTTAATCTCCAAAAAATCGCGCCCCCGATAATGGAGCAAGATCATCTCACCAGAAGCCACATACATAAAGGTAATTAATCCCCTGAGCCCCGACCTCTTCATGTAACGAATATCGTCCACGGAAGAGCTACCGGCCCCTACAAATAGAAGATCGTGCTTGTTGGCGATGCGGTGATGCTCGTTAAATACAAACTGGCGGATACTAAGATATACCGACTTTTCAATCCTTAGGCCGGATGCAACGCTATCTATTTCATTCACAAAATTCTCACCCTCAACAAAGAAACCCATTCGAAAATTCCAGATGTATCCAATAAAGTTGAGCAGGGTAATGAAAATTTGAATGCGATTCGCAAGGGAGTATTCCTTGTTAATTAAGTTAAGTAGAGGTTGTAGATTTTGTAGTGCTCCTTTTTTGGAAGAGTAGGCCTCCAAATATTGGATAAAATCGCCATATTTCGCTTTACCAATCGATCGGCCATAGGTACTATATAAGTAGTTCTCCACATACCGTTTAGTAAGCAACACATCCTCCCCTCTTTTTGAGGAGGCCAAAAGAGCAAGAATGCGGAGAACTGTATTAATAATCACATCGCTCATACCTTGTGGTGCTTAAAAATAAGCAGAAATTC
This genomic interval from Williamwhitmania sp. contains the following:
- a CDS encoding ATP-binding cassette domain-containing protein, with amino-acid sequence MSDVIINTVLRILALLASSKRGEDVLLTKRYVENYLYSTYGRSIGKAKYGDFIQYLEAYSSKKGALQNLQPLLNLINKEYSLANRIQIFITLLNFIGYIWNFRMGFFVEGENFVNEIDSVASGLRIEKSVYLSIRQFVFNEHHRIANKHDLLFVGAGSSSVDDIRYMKRSGLRGLITFMYVASGEMILLHYRGRDFLEINGKIVFPNQLYTLTPGNYITGKGIQPIYYGEILAAILKRSDSSNITLAASKVEFTYGTTGQGIHNLSFSFHSGDLVAIMGDSGVGKSTLLNILAGLNSAYQGKLLWNGLEYKSHNRLFRELTGYITQEDSLIEDLTVYQNLYFSSLLSLGEMSSDQVAQQVERMLNVMELYEIKDLIVGSPTNKVISGGQRKRLSIAIELMREPKVLFVDEPTSGLSSADSEKVMNTLKTLALQDILVIVNIHQPSSEIFKLFDKLLVLDKGGYPIFFGNPLEGILYFKQQGKRVDQNISTCDSCGNVKPEIIFEIIDEKKVNDFGVLLSERKRTPKEFHSEYVKQLSLMEDSSIQTPIPQPKHISAKRFLQFKIFFQRNVLSRRNNLEFAIFSITVPLILSIIISIVSKKFSFTSTGEPVYNFFNNQNIPSFFFMAVIASMFIGMIISADGIFRDRKTHKREAYVKLNRSSSINAIVLFYILLSALQTLVFTIIGVWILQLKGIFFPLWLILFSISCVGNIAGLLVSSIFKSIAGIYLAIPFLFLPQILLSGVVVKFDQLYYKFSSPEVVPIIGDVMASRWAYEAIDVYQFKHNAYEQPLFDAEYAESNLRNGLLYLLPLITSSQERLEAMPVDERLASHEFKVLQSAVAKLNQLDIGPSKWNIRINGLQTDSLKVFDFKLEQYKTRLSNEYNRVIASKELIIEQQMKKHGGSDAYIDYRNQWQNAALVDLVRNRAEQDPVRIEGTTVTVMVDPVFHAPQNRYGRAHFYAPFKRVGNVTIGTFIFNLLVLWIMWFGGYAILVTGMLGRLVSKVEHKQKEWRTKRIERK